The following are encoded together in the Pedobacter steynii genome:
- a CDS encoding YdeI/OmpD-associated family protein, which yields MEMNNGIPAFYASTNAEWRNWLAENGSSEKAICLILYHKKSKTPCIDYKESIEQALCFGWIDSKANKRDEESSYLQFTPRKAKSNWSKVNRERVERMLEQGLMMPAGQAMIDLAKANGSWEGLADAQNAIIPWDLQKLFDKNTEAFENFQKFSPSSKRMILEWIAKAKKEETREKRVVQTVELAAKNVKANH from the coding sequence ATGGAAATGAATAATGGAATACCGGCCTTTTACGCCAGCACAAATGCAGAATGGCGCAATTGGCTAGCAGAAAACGGGAGTTCTGAAAAGGCGATATGCCTGATTCTGTATCATAAGAAAAGTAAAACCCCTTGTATTGATTATAAGGAATCTATTGAGCAGGCATTGTGTTTTGGCTGGATTGACAGCAAAGCAAATAAACGGGATGAGGAAAGCAGTTACCTCCAGTTTACGCCACGAAAGGCGAAAAGCAATTGGAGTAAAGTGAACAGGGAAAGGGTGGAGCGGATGCTGGAACAGGGGTTAATGATGCCTGCCGGACAGGCCATGATCGACCTTGCTAAGGCCAATGGCAGTTGGGAAGGCCTGGCTGACGCTCAGAATGCCATTATACCCTGGGACCTCCAGAAATTATTCGATAAAAATACTGAGGCATTCGAAAACTTTCAGAAGTTTTCTCCCTCTTCCAAACGGATGATCCTGGAATGGATCGCTAAGGCGAAAAAAGAAGAAACAAGGGAAAAAAGAGTAGTACAGACAGTGGAACTTGCAGCGAAAAATGTAAAAGCAAATCATTAA